A genomic region of Capnocytophaga canimorsus contains the following coding sequences:
- a CDS encoding putative polyvalent protein kinase domain-containing protein has protein sequence MNNTLKDELQNIINGNEYDGQTSLIQTIQRFLRGNETASKDLKSQESVKSQEEKRLIGYIEENNLWFEENINPENYLTEGAEQKIYRYDNHNVIKLNSCVFYERWYDYFNSLLIHNHLFSATKYELLGFKLVEGNLHSVVKQEFIQTDEITDTQQVKRFLEYNNFKNVRHNDYISSELGLILEDLHDENVLTKNNVLYFIDTVFYLTKDF, from the coding sequence ATGAACAATACATTAAAAGATGAATTACAAAATATCATTAACGGCAATGAATACGATGGGCAAACAAGCCTTATCCAAACAATCCAGCGTTTCCTTAGAGGAAATGAAACGGCAAGTAAAGACCTTAAAAGCCAAGAGTCTGTCAAAAGTCAAGAAGAAAAAAGACTCATAGGCTACATTGAGGAAAATAATTTGTGGTTCGAGGAAAATATCAACCCAGAAAACTATCTCACGGAAGGGGCTGAACAAAAGATTTATCGATACGACAACCATAACGTAATAAAACTCAATAGTTGTGTTTTTTACGAGAGGTGGTACGACTATTTTAATAGTTTATTGATACATAATCATCTTTTTAGTGCGACTAAATATGAGTTACTTGGTTTTAAATTGGTGGAAGGAAATTTACATTCCGTTGTGAAGCAAGAATTTATTCAAACCGATGAAATCACTGACACACAACAAGTAAAACGTTTTTTGGAATATAACAATTTTAAAAATGTTAGGCATAACGATTATATTTCATCAGAGTTAGGGCTTATTTTGGAAGATTTACACGATGAAAATGTACTAACAAAAAACAATGTTTTATACTTTATAGATACCGTTTTTTACCTAACCAAAGATTTTTAA
- the folE gene encoding GTP cyclohydrolase I FolE yields MKNEQISQEDFLGENHISTSAKTPLRDDAFELSEEEKIARIEKAMADIMHTLGLDLTDDSLKGTPRRVAKAYVKEIFGGLNPSRKPGSSTFANNYHYGEMLVEKNIVVYSTCEHHFLPIVGRAHVGYISNGKVIGLSKMNRIVEYFAKRPQVQERLTMQIVQEMQKVLGTEDVACVIDAKHLCVNSRGIKDIESSTVTAEFGGKFKDLAVRKEFLDYIKLETKY; encoded by the coding sequence ATGAAAAATGAGCAAATTTCTCAGGAAGACTTCCTTGGAGAAAATCACATAAGTACTTCTGCAAAAACACCTCTTCGTGATGATGCTTTTGAGCTTTCGGAGGAAGAAAAAATCGCCCGAATTGAAAAAGCAATGGCAGATATTATGCACACTTTAGGGCTTGACCTAACCGATGATAGCCTTAAAGGAACGCCTCGGCGCGTAGCTAAGGCTTATGTTAAGGAAATCTTTGGAGGGCTAAATCCTTCACGCAAACCTGGTTCTTCCACCTTTGCCAATAATTACCATTATGGCGAGATGCTTGTGGAGAAAAACATCGTGGTGTATTCCACTTGTGAGCATCATTTTTTGCCCATTGTGGGTAGAGCCCACGTAGGGTATATTTCCAACGGAAAGGTTATTGGGCTGTCTAAAATGAACCGAATCGTAGAATATTTTGCCAAACGCCCACAAGTGCAGGAGCGCCTTACGATGCAAATCGTACAGGAAATGCAAAAAGTACTCGGTACAGAAGATGTCGCTTGTGTGATAGATGCTAAGCATTTGTGTGTAAATTCACGAGGAATCAAAGACATTGAAAGTAGCACCGTAACGGCAGAATTTGGCGGAAAATTCAAAGACCTTGCGGTAAGAAAAGAATTCCTTGACTACATAAAACTAGAAACTAAGTACTAA
- the cysS gene encoding cysteine--tRNA ligase, with translation MQHVLNIYNSLTGEKENFIPLKEGHVGMYVCGPTVYSNVHLGNCRTFMSFDLIFRYLKHIGYKVRYVRNITDAGHLTDDGNVENDRFVKQSRLEKLEPMEIVQKYTVDFHKVLEMFNNLPPTIEPTATGHILEQIQLTEKLVKEGFAYESNGSVYFDVQEYNRRGLNYGELSRRNIEELFANTRDLDGQGEKKNPQDFALWKKASPAHIMRWASPWGDGFPGWHLECTVMSTKYLGEEFDIHGGGMDLKFPHHECEIAQGKAGHGHSPVRYWLHANMLTMNGQRMSKSTGNYILPMQLISGENDFFEKPFKPSVVRFCFMQAHYRSVLDISNEAMLAAEKGFNRLMEAGKILSSLPISKNSSFDVQNWKQQCYNAMNDDFNSPILIAQLFEGVRIINLVKDGKETLTETDLRELEATFNTFVFEVLGLKDEQQATENNDKLDGVMQMLIQMRMEARANKDWALSDKIRDELKAIGIQLKDGKDGTTYSLE, from the coding sequence ATGCAACACGTGCTTAACATATACAACTCCCTTACGGGCGAAAAAGAAAACTTTATTCCTTTGAAGGAGGGACACGTCGGGATGTACGTCTGCGGACCAACCGTTTACAGCAATGTACATTTGGGAAATTGCCGAACCTTTATGTCGTTCGACCTAATTTTCAGATACTTAAAACACATCGGATATAAGGTTCGATACGTTAGGAACATCACAGATGCTGGGCATCTTACCGACGATGGCAACGTTGAAAACGACCGCTTCGTAAAACAATCTCGATTGGAAAAACTCGAACCGATGGAAATCGTACAAAAATACACGGTGGATTTCCATAAAGTATTGGAAATGTTCAACAATTTGCCTCCGACTATCGAACCTACTGCTACGGGGCATATTCTCGAACAAATACAACTTACCGAAAAACTCGTCAAAGAGGGTTTTGCATACGAAAGTAATGGTTCGGTGTATTTTGACGTGCAAGAATACAATCGACGCGGACTAAATTACGGAGAGCTTTCACGCAGAAATATAGAAGAGCTATTCGCCAACACTCGCGATTTGGACGGGCAAGGCGAAAAGAAAAATCCGCAGGACTTCGCCCTCTGGAAGAAAGCCTCACCTGCTCATATTATGCGGTGGGCATCGCCTTGGGGAGATGGTTTCCCGGGCTGGCATTTGGAATGTACCGTAATGAGCACTAAGTACTTAGGTGAAGAGTTTGACATTCACGGAGGCGGAATGGACTTGAAATTCCCACATCACGAATGCGAAATCGCTCAGGGCAAAGCCGGACACGGACACTCACCCGTACGCTATTGGCTACACGCCAATATGCTAACAATGAACGGGCAGCGAATGAGCAAATCCACAGGAAATTACATTTTACCAATGCAGCTTATTTCAGGAGAAAATGACTTCTTCGAGAAACCCTTTAAGCCTTCGGTGGTGCGTTTCTGTTTTATGCAAGCCCATTACCGCAGCGTTTTGGATATTTCCAACGAGGCAATGCTCGCAGCCGAAAAGGGCTTTAACCGACTTATGGAGGCAGGGAAAATCCTTTCGTCCTTACCAATTTCAAAAAACTCTTCGTTCGATGTACAAAATTGGAAGCAGCAATGCTACAACGCAATGAATGATGACTTCAATAGCCCCATACTCATTGCTCAACTCTTTGAGGGCGTTCGCATCATAAACTTAGTGAAAGACGGCAAAGAAACCCTAACCGAAACCGACCTTCGTGAGCTCGAAGCCACTTTCAACACCTTTGTTTTTGAGGTATTGGGACTAAAAGACGAACAACAGGCTACTGAAAATAATGATAAATTGGACGGCGTAATGCAGATGCTCATTCAGATGCGTATGGAAGCTCGTGCTAATAAAGACTGGGCGTTGTCCGACAAAATCCGCGACGAGCTGAAAGCCATTGGTATTCAACTCAAAGACGGAAAAGACGGAACTACGTATAGTTTGGAGTAA
- the hemB gene encoding porphobilinogen synthase, translating to MYPLRRNRRLRTSEAIRSLVRETIVTPDDFLVPLFVVEGKGVKEEIASMPNYYRYSLDLLEKEVKELWKLGLKSVLLFVKVPDNLKDNKGTEAVNPNGLMQRAIKTVKNAVPQMLVMTDVALDPYSVYGHDGIIENGQIANDATVDALCQMSLSHAQAGADFVAPSDMMDGRILNIRETLENNDFQNVGIMSYSAKYASSFYGPFRDALDSAPVDVQDIPKDKKTYQMDYHNRLEALRETRMDIEEGADIVMVKPGLCYLDIVREVKNMSEVPVAVYQVSGEYAMLKAATEKGWLNHDAVMLEQVTAIKRAGADIIASYFAKEVAKLIG from the coding sequence ATGTATCCATTAAGAAGAAACCGAAGATTGCGTACCAGCGAGGCTATTCGCAGCTTGGTCAGAGAAACTATCGTTACGCCCGATGATTTTTTGGTACCACTTTTTGTGGTGGAAGGCAAAGGTGTAAAAGAAGAAATCGCTTCAATGCCAAATTATTATCGATATAGCTTGGATTTACTTGAAAAAGAGGTAAAAGAACTTTGGAAATTAGGTTTGAAGTCGGTACTATTGTTTGTGAAAGTTCCTGATAATTTGAAAGATAACAAAGGAACAGAAGCTGTAAATCCCAATGGACTGATGCAAAGAGCCATCAAAACGGTAAAAAATGCTGTTCCGCAAATGCTGGTAATGACCGACGTGGCACTCGACCCATATTCTGTTTACGGACACGACGGAATTATCGAAAATGGGCAAATTGCTAACGATGCCACCGTTGATGCCCTTTGCCAAATGAGCTTATCACACGCCCAAGCAGGTGCCGATTTCGTAGCACCAAGTGATATGATGGACGGAAGAATATTGAACATTCGTGAAACGCTGGAAAATAATGATTTCCAGAATGTTGGCATAATGTCGTATAGTGCCAAATACGCGTCTTCTTTTTATGGTCCTTTCCGTGATGCGTTGGATAGTGCTCCTGTTGACGTTCAAGATATTCCAAAGGATAAAAAAACGTATCAAATGGATTACCACAATCGTTTGGAAGCCCTCAGAGAAACACGAATGGATATTGAAGAAGGTGCGGATATTGTGATGGTTAAGCCAGGATTATGCTATTTGGATATTGTTCGGGAAGTAAAAAATATGTCGGAAGTTCCTGTGGCGGTATATCAAGTTTCGGGCGAATACGCAATGCTTAAAGCCGCAACCGAAAAAGGTTGGCTCAATCACGATGCGGTAATGCTCGAACAAGTGACCGCTATCAAAAGAGCGGGAGCAGATATCATCGCTTCTTATTTTGCCAAAGAGGTCGCTAAACTAATAGGTTAA
- a CDS encoding DUF6232 family protein, with translation MNASEKIFFEKGSIKVSQTEFCVRKECFSIREIASIKKEKTLFIQKKSKVPAIVLMIFGMKFLVKGMYKEDLIVAILGGVVLLAGGIWVLQIKDIPIVTHHLDIEVSHQSKRVFSSLEEDEVQQLYEALTQAINQHQYLESNKKTRHFESVFKSNH, from the coding sequence ATGAATGCTTCTGAGAAGATTTTTTTTGAAAAAGGAAGTATTAAGGTTTCGCAAACCGAGTTTTGTGTCCGAAAAGAGTGCTTTTCAATTCGTGAGATTGCTTCCATAAAAAAAGAAAAAACACTCTTCATTCAGAAAAAGAGTAAAGTACCCGCCATTGTTTTGATGATTTTCGGTATGAAATTCCTTGTAAAGGGAATGTATAAAGAAGACCTAATCGTTGCAATACTCGGTGGAGTAGTTTTACTGGCAGGAGGCATTTGGGTACTTCAAATTAAAGATATCCCTATCGTTACACATCATTTGGATATTGAGGTCTCGCACCAATCAAAGCGGGTGTTCAGCTCGTTAGAAGAAGATGAAGTCCAGCAACTTTATGAGGCTTTAACCCAAGCGATAAATCAGCATCAGTATTTGGAAAGTAACAAAAAAACGAGGCACTTTGAAAGTGTGTTTAAATCCAACCATTAA